In one Pseudomonas sp. MM211 genomic region, the following are encoded:
- a CDS encoding VOC family protein translates to MALSPFHLAIPVYDLAAARHFYGDVFGCAEGRSSDHWVDFDFFGHQLVIHEAPKMAYQESAVSNPVDGHDVPVPHFGVILDWPVWEALAQRLQERETAFVIEPYVRFKGQVGEQATMFLLDPCGNALEFKAFKDMSQLFAK, encoded by the coding sequence ATGGCATTGTCCCCGTTTCACTTGGCCATTCCGGTCTACGACCTGGCAGCCGCCAGACATTTCTATGGCGACGTCTTTGGCTGCGCCGAAGGCCGCAGCAGCGACCACTGGGTGGATTTCGATTTCTTCGGTCACCAGTTGGTGATCCACGAAGCGCCGAAGATGGCGTACCAGGAATCGGCCGTCAGCAACCCGGTAGACGGCCACGACGTGCCGGTGCCGCACTTCGGCGTGATTCTCGACTGGCCGGTGTGGGAGGCCTTGGCGCAGCGCCTGCAGGAGCGCGAGACGGCGTTCGTGATCGAACCCTACGTGCGCTTCAAGGGCCAGGTGGGCGAACAGGCCACCATGTTCCTCCTCGACCCGTGCGGCAACGCACTGGAGTTCAAGGCGTTCAAGGATATGAGCCAACTGTTCGCGAAATGA
- a CDS encoding SCO family protein, whose protein sequence is MTRKQITVFVLIAITALVLGLAINQVLSSKSRNNPAALLDAGIVMLPQQRQVPALDFVDQDGQTFSTGQLKDQWSLLFFGYTFCPDICPATLAQLRQLRSEIPEEAWNNLRIVLVTVDPNRDTPEQMKKYLGYFDAGYMGLTGEPDTIQKLANAVSIPYIPADTSKENYLVDHSGNLAVIGPDGTQRGFIRAPINVEKLAAQLPGLIRKD, encoded by the coding sequence ATGACCCGAAAGCAAATCACCGTATTCGTCCTGATCGCCATCACCGCTCTGGTGCTCGGCCTCGCCATCAATCAGGTGCTCAGCAGCAAGTCGAGGAACAATCCCGCCGCGCTGCTCGACGCCGGCATCGTGATGCTGCCGCAACAACGCCAGGTGCCGGCGCTGGACTTCGTCGATCAGGATGGCCAGACCTTCTCCACCGGCCAGCTCAAGGATCAGTGGAGTCTGCTGTTCTTCGGTTACACCTTCTGCCCGGACATCTGCCCGGCGACGCTGGCCCAGCTGCGCCAACTGCGTTCGGAAATCCCGGAGGAGGCCTGGAACAATCTGCGCATCGTGCTGGTGACCGTCGACCCGAATCGCGACACGCCGGAGCAGATGAAAAAGTACCTGGGCTATTTCGACGCCGGTTACATGGGCTTGACCGGCGAGCCGGACACCATCCAGAAACTGGCCAACGCGGTGAGCATTCCCTATATCCCCGCTGACACCAGCAAGGAAAACTACCTCGTCGACCACAGCGGCAATCTCGCCGTCATCGGCCCGGACGGCACCCAGCGCGGCTTCATTCGTGCGCCCATCAATGTCGAAAAACTGGCCGCACAGTTGCCGGGATTGATCCGCAAAGACTGA